The Candidatus Woesearchaeota archaeon region TGCTTAGAGGAGAAGACTTTATTGGAACAATCATTCAAAAATAATACAATAAATTAACATTAAACTCTGATTTAAATTTTTTATATATTTTTTTAATCTTTTTTCTTATAATGAATTAATTTTCACATAAAAATCTTAAATATTAAACTCCACATCTACAATTCTAAAATGGAATATATACACGCAATCCCAACACACCAAGCAATCAAAGATCAAGAAAGAATAAGAATTCGCCCAACTCCCGAACAAGGTCCGGAAAGATTAGAAGCACTTCTAACAAGAAACATGGAAAAAATTCCTGATTCTTCTTACATATTAGTTTGTAGTAGCAATAGGGGAGATCAAGAAACTGCTAAAAAACTATTTGGAGAATCCCAAACTTACACAACTTCAGATCCTAAAGCGCTAGTAGAAATTGCAAAAAACCAAAGAGACGGATATGCGTTCATAGAACTAAGTTATGATCAAGGAAAAAACATAGGACTTGAAATGATTCAAGAATTACAAGATTCAGATGTAAAAGTAGTTTTATGGACTTGGGAAAAAACTCCTCATGTTGAAGCAATAGCAACAAGACTAGGCGCATACAAAACAATCGCGAAAGATGAGTTAGAACAGTTTGCTTTAGATGAATTATTAGTTATTTAAAACAAAACAAAAAACTATTTTTTCTTCTTAATTTTAGATTTAAAACTAACTTTTTTTCGAGTTTTATTGCCAGATTTCTTTTTAGGCTTATCTAAAACTGCTTGCAATGATTTAATTGCAACTGCTAATTGTTTTTTGTCAGGTTCCCTAGTTGTTAATTTTTGTATCCAAAGCCCAGGAACAATAAGAATATTTAATAAAATATTTTTTTCATACCTTGCTCCAAGTCTTAAAAGTTCATATGACACTCCAGCAATTATCGGAATCAAAATAATTCTTCCTAAAATTTTAACTAAAGTATTTTCCCACAAAATTAAAGAAAAAACTAGTATTGAAATTACTAAAACAATTATAATAAATGTTGTTCCACACCGTCGATGCGCCAAAGAACACTTTGAAACATTTTCAATAGTTAATTTTTTGCCAAATTCATAACAATTTACAGTTTTATGTTCTGCCCCATGATATTGAAACACTCGTTTTACATCAGACATTAAAGAAATAAGCAAAATATAAATTAAAAAAATAAGTATTCTAAATACCCCATCAACTAAATTAAATAAAAAACCTTTATCTACAAAAATCTTAGTAATATATAGTGGAAGCACAATAAAAATTCCAACTGCAAAAAGTATTGCAAAAAATGAGGTGCCAATTATTTCTTTTTTTGTAAGTTTTTCATCTTCTTCTAAACTAGCATTAGCACTATAATTTAAAGCTTTCATCCCCAAAACCATTGTATCAACTAAATTTAAAAATCCTCTAAAAATAGGCAACTTTGCAAATTTGGGCTTACTCCATTTTGGTTTGTAGGGTAATTTTTTAACTTCAATTTTTCCTTTCGGATTTCTCACAGCAACAGCTACACGATTTTTATTCTTCATCATAACGCCTTCAATTACTGCTTGCCCACCAACATACGTTTTTTCTGCCATTTTAACATACACCAAATA contains the following coding sequences:
- a CDS encoding DUF1385 domain-containing protein encodes the protein MAEKTYVGGQAVIEGVMMKNKNRVAVAVRNPKGKIEVKKLPYKPKWSKPKFAKLPIFRGFLNLVDTMVLGMKALNYSANASLEEDEKLTKKEIIGTSFFAILFAVGIFIVLPLYITKIFVDKGFLFNLVDGVFRILIFLIYILLISLMSDVKRVFQYHGAEHKTVNCYEFGKKLTIENVSKCSLAHRRCGTTFIIIVLVISILVFSLILWENTLVKILGRIILIPIIAGVSYELLRLGARYEKNILLNILIVPGLWIQKLTTREPDKKQLAVAIKSLQAVLDKPKKKSGNKTRKKVSFKSKIKKKK